Sequence from the Thioclava sp. GXIMD4216 genome:
AGTTCCGGTCGTTTCATGAGTTTGGTGGCAAACGACTCGGATTTGATCCGTTCGTCCGCCGCAATGGTGGCGTCCGTTGGCATGAATCCCTCCCATCATGCAGTCAGTTTTGGAGATAGCGGCCACAATCATGCTGTAGCCTGCCCTATGGCGTGGTGGTCATGGCAGAGCCGCGAAGGCTCTGTATGTGACGCGCGGCCCTGAAACCGGCAGGTGTTCGGGGCGTGTCGCGCCGGATGCCCGGCACGGGGCCGGACATCCGGTTCCGAAACTTAGCGGATTCCCTTGGCCGCAAGGTCGATGACCTGCGCGGCCTTGTCTTTGGTGATCAGGTTCGGCCCCGAGGGCACGTCCCCTGCAGGCATCAACCCGTATTTGGCATGCAGCGCAAGGAAGGAGACCGGCAGATAGCCCTGCAGGAACTGCTGCTGGTCGATCGCGAAAGCGGCATCGCCATCGGCCACCGATTGCAGGAAGGACGACGACATGTCGAAGGTCGCCACCAGCACATCATCGCGCCCAAGGGCCTTTACCGCCTTCACGGCAGGCTCCCCCACAAGCGGTGCCGAAAGACTGAGAACCGTGTTCACATCCGGATCGGATTCCAGCGCCGCACGCACCTTTGCCTGCACCTCTGCCGGATCGGTCATGGTCGGGATCACCGCAACCGGATGACCGAACCCTTCGGCAAAACCAGCGCAGCGCTGATCAAGCGAGACATTACCCACTTCCTGATTGACGCAGATGCCCTTGGTGCCGCCCATTTCCGACAGCTTCTCGCCTGCCGCCTTGCCCGCGTCGAATTCGGACTGGCCGACATGCAAAAGCGCGCCAAGCTGCTTGGACACATCGCCCCCCGAATTCATCGAGATGACGGGGATCCCCGCATCGACCGCGCGTTTGATCGACGGACCAAGCGCATCCGCATCGGGAATACTGACCACAAGCCCGTCCGGCTCCTGATTGACAGCGGCATCGATCAACTGGCTCATCTGCACCATATCGAAGGTTTCCGGCGAACGGAAATCGACAGTGACGCCGGTATCCTTGGCCGCCTCGACCGCGCCATTCTTCACAACCGACCAGAACGGGTCATTGGCCTGACCGTGGCTGACAACGATGATCTCTTGCGCCATCGCGGCACCGGCCATCATGGCGCTCAGAGCGACCGTAGCAAAAAGGGTCTTCATGCTTTCTCCTCCCAAAAAGGTCTTGGGCAGGGCGTGCCTCGCCGCCACCCGCATATGCTGGCAAAGCCGGAGGGCAGATTAACCCCGCCTCTCCCCGTGCGGCCGTTCCCCGAACCGGCTCCTCTTCCGGTGCAGGCCCGCACGGAGCCACTTTTCTAACGGCGGGGCCTCAGACGGCCTTCCGGTAGAAATCCTCTTGCAAATCCAGCGTGACCGCCTGACCGGTTCTGGCGGACTCGGTCGCGGCTTCGGCCATCGCCAAGGCGGCAATTCCATCCTCAAGCGTGCTGGGCATCGGTGCATTCTCCAGCACCGCCGACACGAATGCCTCCCATTCCGCCGCATAGGCGGGCATATAGCGTTCAAGGAAGAAATAGGTGGGCTTGGCACTCACGACGCCTGCCGTGGTCGACTTCACAACCGTATTTTCCAGCATATTCTGCGCCTGTAGCAGCCCGTCAGAGCCCAGAAGCTCGACACGCTGGTCATAGCCATACACCGCGCGGCGCGAATTCTTGATGACCGCGATCCGCCCGTCGGCATAGGTCAGCGTCACCACCGCAGTGTCCACATCCCCTGCCGCGCCGATCTCGGGATCAACGATAGAGCTTCCGACCGCGCGCACCGTGACAGGCACCTCGCCCATCAGGAAATTGGCCATATCGAAATCATGGATCATCATGTCGCGGAACAGCCCGCCCGACACTTTGATATAGGATACCGGCGGCGGCGCAGGGTCGAACGAAGTCACCGACAGCAGCTCGGATTTACCGATCTCGCCGCGCTGTGCGGCGGCTTTGAGCGCCGCGAAATTGGGATCGAACCGGCGGTTGAAGCCGATCATCACGGGCCGCCCGCTCAGACGTGCCGCCCCGAGACAGGCCCGCGCACGGGCCAGCGACAGATCCACGGGCTTTTCACATAAAACGGCTTTCCCCGCCGCTGTCGCCGCCTCGATCAGATCCGAATGGGTATCGGTCGAGGTCGCCACAAGCACCGCATCAATCGACGGATCACTCAGGATCTCTTCGGTGGAGCGCGCCTGCGCCCCGAATTTCGCAGCCAGCGCCTCGGCACCGGGGCGATGCACATCCGACACCGCCACCAAGCTGGAACGCGCGTTCCCCGCAATGTTTACCGCATGCACCTGCCCGATACGGCCAGCGCCGAGCAACCCAACTTTCAGCATATGATCCTCCCTGTGTGCAGCCCTCCTCAAGGCCGCGACACGACTCATTAATACCGCCGTTGCACGCGCGTGCAAGATAAATTTGCTCGCGAGTGCAAAATAGGTGGGCTAGCCTATTATTTGTCAGATACATTTTGGATTGCCCGCAGTTTGGGTGTAGGCAGACGGCAAATCTTTGCCGTGCCCTTACGGAAGACAGGACGGACCACCGATGAAAAAAGACCCCGCCCCGCAGCCTGCAGAGAGCTACGTCACCGCAGATGACGTCGCCCGCGCCGCCGGTGTGTCGCGCTGGACGGTCAATCGTGCCTTCCGCAAGGATGCCTCGATTTCCGAGAAGGCGCGCGAGAAGGTCCTACAGGCCGCGGCCGCGCTGGATTATATCCCCGACCTGCGTGCCGCCGCGCTGGCCTCGGCGCGCTCGTCCTCGGCACGGTCCAATCTGGTGGCACTCCTGATCGACGATTTCGCCAATCCGCACAAGCTGGTGATGCTGGAACATCTGACCCGCGCCCTGCGCCGTGGGGGCTGGGATATCCTGCTGGTCAATACGCTCGATACCGATGACACCGCCCCCGCCCTGCGCCATGCCAGCCAGCGTCGCGTCGATGCCACCATCCTGATCGGCATCCAGTTCCATGACGACATCCTGAATGCTGTGCAGCAGGGCGGACGCCAGCCCA
This genomic interval carries:
- a CDS encoding sugar ABC transporter substrate-binding protein; amino-acid sequence: MKTLFATVALSAMMAGAAMAQEIIVVSHGQANDPFWSVVKNGAVEAAKDTGVTVDFRSPETFDMVQMSQLIDAAVNQEPDGLVVSIPDADALGPSIKRAVDAGIPVISMNSGGDVSKQLGALLHVGQSEFDAGKAAGEKLSEMGGTKGICVNQEVGNVSLDQRCAGFAEGFGHPVAVIPTMTDPAEVQAKVRAALESDPDVNTVLSLSAPLVGEPAVKAVKALGRDDVLVATFDMSSSFLQSVADGDAAFAIDQQQFLQGYLPVSFLALHAKYGLMPAGDVPSGPNLITKDKAAQVIDLAAKGIR
- the iolG gene encoding inositol 2-dehydrogenase; this encodes MLKVGLLGAGRIGQVHAVNIAGNARSSLVAVSDVHRPGAEALAAKFGAQARSTEEILSDPSIDAVLVATSTDTHSDLIEAATAAGKAVLCEKPVDLSLARARACLGAARLSGRPVMIGFNRRFDPNFAALKAAAQRGEIGKSELLSVTSFDPAPPPVSYIKVSGGLFRDMMIHDFDMANFLMGEVPVTVRAVGSSIVDPEIGAAGDVDTAVVTLTYADGRIAVIKNSRRAVYGYDQRVELLGSDGLLQAQNMLENTVVKSTTAGVVSAKPTYFFLERYMPAYAAEWEAFVSAVLENAPMPSTLEDGIAALAMAEAATESARTGQAVTLDLQEDFYRKAV